Proteins encoded in a region of the Watersipora subatra chromosome 5, tzWatSuba1.1, whole genome shotgun sequence genome:
- the LOC137396995 gene encoding acid phosphatase type 7-like, whose protein sequence is MVNKLQLLVFASISICLALCQQTPDVRYPRHVHLSLGELHDEMVVTWTTFQNASGQVEYSLVGSKNWLSSVAETRLFVDGGPKHRQLFIHRAHMTSLKSAAKYIYRVGDEDAGWSALFSFKTTPAGPEWSPVLAVYGDLGNVNGRSIGRLQTEAEFGTIDSVLHIGDFAYNMETDDAAVGDSFMDQIEPIAAYVPYMTSVGNHETAYNFSNYRNRFTMPGGDGEGLWYSYDYGRAHIVAVSSEVYFYINQGLDLIAKQKLWLQKDFEKANKNREERPWLIVVAHRPMYCSNSDHDDCTFFESFIRYAFEDMFYEAGVDIFIGAHEHSYERAWPLYDRKICNGSYDHPYIDPTGPIHIVTGSAGMSSDHDPFVPVKPFWSAYRTTNYGYSKLHIDNSTHVLLEWVDDEKNGEITDSVWIAKKQHGAGTYTCHLKDLKRH, encoded by the exons ATGGTGAATAAATTGCAGTTACTAGTATTTGCATCGATTTCCATTTGTCTGGCTTTATGCCAGCAAACTCCAGACGTTAGATATCCAAGACACGTTCACTTGTCTTTGGGAG AACTTCATGATGAGATGGTGGTTACCTGGACAACATTTCAAAATGCCAGTGGCCAGGTGGAATACTCTCTCGTTGGCTCCAAAAACTGGTTAAGCTCTGTAGCTGAGACGAGACTCTTTGTGGATGGAGGACCAAAACATCGACAGCTGTTTATACACAGGGCTCACATGACTTCACTAAAGTCTGCAGCCAAATACA TCTACAGAGTTGGAGATGAAGACGCTGGGTGGTCAGCTCTATTCAGCTTCAAGACAACTCCAGCCGGTCCAGAATGGTCTCCAGTTCTCGCTGTCTATGGGGACCTCGGCAACGTGAATGGCAGGTCTATTGGGAGACTGCAGACAGAAGCGGAGTTTGGTACCATAGACTCGGTCCTACATATTG GTGATTTTGCTTATAACATGGAAACT GATGACGCTGCTGTGGGAGATTCATTTATGGACCAGATTGAGCCTATAGCTGCCTACGTGCCATATATGACCTCCGTTGGCAACCATGAGACAGCATACAACTTCAGTAACTATCGAAACCGGTTTACCATGCCTGGTGGGGATGGAGAGGGGCTATGGTACAG CTATGACTATGGCCGCGCACACATAGTTGCTGTGAGCTCTGAAGTATATTTCTACATTAACCAGGGACTAGATTTGATTGCCAAACAGAAGCTCTGGCTTCAGAAAGATTTTGAG AAAGCAAACAAGAACAGAGAGGAGAGACCCTGGCTCATAGTGGTTGCTCATAGACCCATGTACTGCTCTAATAGTGATCACGATGACTGCACTTTCTTTGAGAGTTTT ATAAGGTATGCATTTGAGGACATGTTCTATGAAGCTGGTGTTGATATATTCATCGGCGCTCATGAACACTCATATGAAAGAGCTTGGCCCCTCTATGATCGCAAG ATATGCAACGGGAGTTATGATCATCCTTATATAGACCCTACTGGACCTATTCATATTGTTACCGGCTCTGCG GGCATGTCATCTGACCACGATCCCTTTGTTCCTGTAAAGCCATTTTGGAGTGCCTATCGTACCACTAATTATGGCTACAGTAAACTGCACATTGACAACTCTACTCATGTGCTTCTCGAATGG GTCGATGATGAGAAGAATGGGGAGATAACTGACTCAGTTTGGATTGCTAAGAAGCAGCATGGTGCTGGGACATACACTTGTCACCTTAAAGACTTGAAGAGACATTAG